A genomic region of Miscanthus floridulus cultivar M001 chromosome 3, ASM1932011v1, whole genome shotgun sequence contains the following coding sequences:
- the LOC136544649 gene encoding uncharacterized protein produces MGPAPLFLSLSRPSRAKPRFVAVRARASTGRPRPRSAAPAPRGRLAPPWPPRAAPRPSPLRPCPSPLAGSCSYAVPSPRLGLAPPCRPPPPATAAMPPAPVEPDSPRGAPGIPRPPRATAVIGRGTADPATYSGRPCHRRPGSSA; encoded by the coding sequence atgggccccgcgcctctcttcctctccctctctcgccctagcagaGCCAAGCCGAGGTTCGTCGCTGTCCGCGCCCGCGCCTCCACCGGCCGCCCTCGCCCGCGcagcgccgcgcccgcgccccgaGGCCGCCTAGCGCCACCGTGgccgccccgcgccgcgccgcggccATCGCCCCTCCGCCCGTGCCCCAGTCCCCTCGCCGGTTCCTGCTCCTACGCCGTGCCCTCTCCTCGCcttggcctcgccccgccttgccgccctccaccgccggccacgGCCGCCatgcctcccgcgcccgtcgagccggactcgccgcgcggagccccgggcatcccgcgcccgccgcgcgccaccgctgtcATCGGCCGCGGCACTGCCGACCCCGCCACCTACAGCggccggccgtgccaccgccggcccGGATCGTCGGCTTGA
- the LOC136542771 gene encoding probable serine/threonine-protein kinase At1g54610 translates to MGCVHGRPTTSSPAPVATSSRRRDHPAVTQPQQEGVDSSDAAATVPPADAAAPDQQAAEKPEKVKRERRSRSSRSAAAAAAAAHAEVRLGGSFANKARGEQVAAGWPAWLSAVAGEAIGGWTPRRADSFEKIDKIGQGTYSNVYKARDSLSGKIVALKKVRFDNLEPESVRFMAREILILRRLDHPNVIKLDGLVTSRMSCSLYLVFDYMVHDLAGLAASPDIKFTLPQVKCYVHQLLSGLEHCHNLGVLHRDIKGSNLLLDNNGVLKIGDFGLASFFDPNHKQPMTSRVVTLWYRPPELLLGATDYGVGVDLWSAGCILAELLAGKPIMPGRTEVEQLHKIFKLCGSPTEEYWKKSKLPHATIFKPQQPYKRRIADTFKDFPQTAIRLIETLLAIDPADRLTATSALNSDFFATEPYACEPSSLPQYPPSKEMDAKRRDEQARRLRAAGGRANGDGTRKTRTRDRPRAVPAPEANAELQANIDKRRLITHANAKSKSEKFPPPHQDGALGFPLGCSNHMEPSFEPPDPSFSTIFPYDKSAVPTWSGPLADSAASNQKRKHPATARAR, encoded by the exons ATGGGCTGCGTGCACGGCCGCCCCACCACCTCCAGCCCCGCGCCCGTCGCCACCTCCTCCCGCCGCCGGGACCATCCCGCGGTCACCCAGCCGCAGCAGGAAGGGGTCGATTCCTCCGACGCCGCCGCAACGGTGCCGCCGGCGGACGCCGCGGCGCCGGACCAGCAGGCGGCCGAGAAGCCCGAGAAGGTCAAGCGGGAGCGGCGGTCGCGGTCGTCACgctccgcagccgccgccgcggcaGCGGCGCACGCCGAGGTGCGCCTGGGAGGGAGCTTCGCCAACAAGGCGCGCGGCGAGCAGGTCGCCGCCGGCTGGCCCGCCTGGCTCTCCGCCGTCGCCGGCGAGGCCATCGGTGGCTGGACCCCTCGCCGCGCCGACTCCTTCGAGAAGATCGACAAG ATCGGCCAGGGCACGTACAGCAATGTGTACAAGGCGCGGGACTCGCTGAGCGGCAAGATCGTGGCGCTCAAGAAGGTGCGCTTCGACAACCTGGAGCCCGAGAGCGTGCGGTTCATGGCGCGCGAGATCCTCATCCTGCGCCGCCTCGACCACCCCAATGTCATCAAGCTCGACGGGCTCGTCACCTCCCGCATGTCGTGCAGCCTCTACCTCGTCTTCGACTACATGGTCCACGATCTCGCCGGCCTCGCCGCCAGCCCCGACATCAAGTTCACGCTGCCCCAG GTCAAGTGCTATGTGCATCAGCTGTTGTCAGGGCTCGAGCACTGCCACAACCTGGGAGTGCTACATCGCGACATCAAGGGATCAAATCTGCTTTTGGACAACAACGGTGTGCTGAAGATTGGTGATTTCGGTCTGGCGTCCTTCTTCGACCCCAACCATAAACAGCCAATGACGAGTCGGGTGGTGACACTCTGGTACCGCCCTCCAGAGTTGCTGCTGGGTGCGACGGATTATGGAGTTGGCGTCGACTTGTGGAGTGCAGGATGTATACTGGCTGAATTGCTGGCTGGAAAGCCTATTATGCCTGGACGGACTGAG GTGGAACAGCTGCATAAAATTTTTAAGCTATGTGGCTCTCCGACGGAAGAATATTGGAAAAAATCAAAGTTGCCTCATGCAACTATATTTAAGCCTCAACAGCCATATAAAAGGCGAATAGCGGATACATTCAAAGATTTCCCTCAAACAGCAATTCGACTGATTGAGACACTACTTGCAATTGATCCAGCTGATCGGTTAACAGCAACTTCTGCATTAAACAGTGAC TTCTTTGCAACAGAGCCTTATGCGTGTGAACCATCAAGTCTGCCCCAATACCCACCAAGCAAAGAGATGGATGCGAAACGAAGAGACGAACAAGCTAGACG CTTAAGGGCTGCTGGTGGTAGAGCTAATGGAGATGGAACAAGGAAAACAAGGACACGGGATCGGCCTAGGGCTGTTCCAGCTCCAGAGGCAAACGCCGAACTGCAAGCAAATATTGAT AAAAGAAGGTTAATAACTCATGCAAATGCGAAGAGCAAGAGTGAGAAGTTCCCACCACCGCACCAGGATGGTGCGCTTGGATTTCCCTTGGGCTGTTCGAATCACATGGAACCTTCATTTGAGCCCCCAGACCCTTCCTTCAGCACCATATTTCCTTATGACAAAAGTGCAGTGCCTACCTGGTCCGGACCATTGGCAGACTCTGCAGCTAGCAACCAGAAGCGGAAACACCCAGCAACTGCCCGTGCTAGATGA